A window of the Henckelia pumila isolate YLH828 chromosome 3, ASM3356847v2, whole genome shotgun sequence genome harbors these coding sequences:
- the LOC140890958 gene encoding V-type proton ATPase subunit F-like codes for MANKPQIRTSSSALIAMIADEDTITGFLLAGVGNVDLRRKTNYLIVDSKTTVKQIEDAFKEYTTREDIAIVLISQYVANMIRFLVDSYNNPIPAILEIPSKDHPYDPAHDSVLSRVKYLFSAESVASSRY; via the exons ATGGCTAACAAACCTCAGATCCGCACCAGCAGCTCAGCGCTCATTGCTATGATCGCTGACGAG GACACAATTACTGGATTTTTGCTGGCTGGAGTTGGCAATGTTGATTTAAGGCGGAAAACAAATTACCTCATAGTAGACTCGA AAACAACAGTGAAACAAATCGAAGATGCATTCAAGGAGTACACGACAAGAGAAGACATTGCAATAGTATTGATCAGCCAATAT GTTGCAAATATGATAAGGTTTTTGGTTGACAGCTACAACAATCCAATTCCAGCAATACTTGAGATCCCTTCCAAAGACCATCCATATGATCCCGCACACGACTCTGTACTCTCAAGAGTGAAGTACCTCTTCTCTGCAGAATCAGTGGCCTCCTCGAGGTACTAA